From Camelus dromedarius isolate mCamDro1 chromosome X, mCamDro1.pat, whole genome shotgun sequence, one genomic window encodes:
- the PDZD4 gene encoding PDZ domain-containing protein 4 isoform X3, translated as MGCNMCVVQKPEEQYKVMLQEVELYKTSHRDKLGLMVCYRTDDEEDLGIYVGEVNPNSIAAKDGRIREGDRIIQINGVDVQNREEAVAILSQEENTNISLLVARPESQLAKRWKDSDRDDFLDDFGSENEGDLRGRKLKSPPAQQLGNEEEKGAPDVGPGLSNSQELDSGVGRTDESTRNEESSEHDLLGDEPLSTTNTPGPLRKFSLHGDALQSRDFHFSMDSLLADGAGLGSGGGDVPGLTDEEYERYRELLEIKCHLENGNPLGLLFPRASGGHGALDVNRNESVGHEMAVLEEELRHLEFKCRNILRAQKMQQLRERCMKAWLLEEESLYDLGASEPKKHELSDISELPEKSDKDSTSAYNTGESCRSTPLLTEPLPESPLRRATAGNSNLNRTPSGPPITTHPKAAPPQGSPTKFRSLSRDPEVGRRQHAEERVRRSPKAGVPLERAGPEGSPYLSRRHRAQGQEGEHYHSCMQLAPPRGLEELGHGPLSLAAGPRVGGAAATVPDAPRMEWKVKVRSDGTRYVAKRPVRDRLLKARALKIREERSGMTTDDDAVSEMKMGRYWSKEERKQHLIRAREQRKRREFMMQSRLECLREQQNGDSKAELNIIALSHRKTMKKRNKKILDNWITIQEMLAHGTRSADGTRVYNPLLSVTTV; from the exons ATGGGATGTAATATGTGCGTGGTCCAGAAACCGGAGGAGCAGTACAAAGTGATGCTTCAG GAGGTGGAGCTATATAAAACCAGCCACCGGGACAAGCTGGGCCTGATGGTTTGCTACCGCACTGATGATGAGGAAGACCTGGGCATCTATGTTGGAGAG GTGAATCCCAATAGCATTGCAGCCAAAGATGGCCGGATCCGCGAGGGAGACCGAATCATCCAG ATAAATGGTGTGGACGTCCAGAACCGGGAAGAAGCAGTGGCCATCCTGAGCCAGGAGGAGAACACCAACATCTCCCTGCTGGTGGCCCGGCCTGAGAGTCAG CTGGCCAAGCGGTGGAAGGACAGTGACCGGGATGACTTCCTGGATGACTTCGGCTCTGAGAATGAGGGGGATTTGCGTGGGCGGAAGCTGAAGTCCCCCCCTGCccagcag CTTGGAAACGAAGAGGAGAAAGGGGCTCCTGATGTGGGACCGGGCCTGAGCAACAGCCAAGAGTTGGACAGCGGGGTGGGCCGGACTGACGAGAGCACCCGCAATGAGGAGAGCTCGGAGCACGACCTGCTGGGGGACGAGCCCCTGAGCACCACCAACACGCCCGGGCCCCTGCGCAAGTTCAGCCTGCACGGGGACGCCCTGCAGAGCCGCGACTTCCACTTCAGCATGGACTCCCTGCTGGCcgatggggcagggctggggagcggCGGTGGCGACGTCCCGGGCCTCACCGACGAAGAGTACGAGCGCTACCGCGAGTTACTGGAAATCAAGTGCCACCTGGAGAACGGCAACCCGCTGGGCCTCCTCTTCCCCCGGGCCTCGGGCGGCCATGGTGCCCTGGACGTCAACCGCAACGAGAGCGTGGGCCACGAGATGGCCGTGCTGGAGGAGGAGCTGCGGCACCTGGAGTTCAAGTGCCGCAACATCCTGCGGGCGCAGAAGATGCAGCAGCTGCGGGAGCGCTGCATGAAGGCCTggctgctggaggaggagagccTCTACGACCTCGGGGCCAGCGAGCCCAAGAAGCACGAGCTGTCTGACATCTCTGAGCTGCCCGAGAAGTCGGACAAGGACAGCACTAGCGCCTACAACACGGGGGAGAGCTGCCGCAGCACCCCATTGCTCACGGAGCCCCTGCCGGAGAGCCCTCTGAGGCGGGCCACGGCTGGAAACTCCAACTTGAACCGGACCCCCTCCGGACCCCCCATCACCACCCACCCCAAGGCCGCGCCCCCGCAGGGGAGTCCCACCAAGTTCCGCTCCCTCTCCCGGGATCCTGAGGTGGGCCGGAGGCAGCATGCAGAGGAGCGTGTCCGTCGCAGCCCCAAGGCTGGGGTGCCCCTGGAGCGGGCAGGCCCCGAAGGTAGCCCTTACCTCTCTCGGCGCCACCGTGCCCAGGGCCAAGAGGGCGAGCACTACCACAGCTGCATGCAACTGGCCCCGCCGCGtggcctggaggagctgggccaTGGCCCCTTGAGTTTGGCTGCTGGCCCCCGGGTGGGCGGGGCGGCGGCCACAGTCCCGGATGCGCCCCGCATGGAGTGGAAGGTCAAGGTGCGCAGCGATGGGACCCGCTACGTAGCCAAGCGACCGGTGCGCGACCGCCTCCTGAAAGCCCGGGCTCTGAAGATCCGGGAGGAGCGCAGCGGTATGACCACCGACGACGACGCGGTGAGCGAGATGAAGATGGGCCGCTACTGGAGCAAGGAGGAGCGGAAGCAGCACCTGATCCGGGCCCGGGAACAGCGGAAGCGGCGCGAGTTCATGATGCAGAGCCGGCTGGAGTGCCTGAGGGAGCAGCAGAATGGCGACAGCAAGGCTGAGCTCAACATCATTGCCTTGAGCCACCGCAAAACCATGAAGAAGCGGAACAAGAAGATCCTGGACAACTGGATCACCATCCAGGAGATGCTGGCCCATGGCACTCGCTCGGCCGACGGCACGCGGGTCTACAACCCACTCCTCTCCGTCACCACTGTCTGA
- the PDZD4 gene encoding PDZ domain-containing protein 4 isoform X2 — protein MGCNMCVVQKPEEQYKVMLQVNGKELSKLSQEQTLEALRSSKEPLVIQVLRRSPRLRGDSSCHDLQLVDSGTQTDITFEHIMALGKLHPPTPPVVILEPPPISHEYYDPAEFMEGGPQEADRMDELEYEEVELYKTSHRDKLGLMVCYRTDDEEDLGIYVGEVNPNSIAAKDGRIREGDRIIQINGVDVQNREEAVAILSQEENTNISLLVARPESQLAKRWKDSDRDDFLDDFGSENEGDLRGRKLKSPPAQQLGNEEEKGAPDVGPGLSNSQELDSGVGRTDESTRNEESSEHDLLGDEPLSTTNTPGPLRKFSLHGDALQSRDFHFSMDSLLADGAGLGSGGGDVPGLTDEEYERYRELLEIKCHLENGNPLGLLFPRASGGHGALDVNRNESVGHEMAVLEEELRHLEFKCRNILRAQKMQQLRERCMKAWLLEEESLYDLGASEPKKHELSDISELPEKSDKDSTSAYNTGESCRSTPLLTEPLPESPLRRATAGNSNLNRTPSGPPITTHPKAAPPQGSPTKFRSLSRDPEVGRRQHAEERVRRSPKAGVPLERAGPEGSPYLSRRHRAQGQEGEHYHSCMQLAPPRGLEELGHGPLSLAAGPRVGGAAATVPDAPRMEWKVKVRSDGTRYVAKRPVRDRLLKARALKIREERSGMTTDDDAVSEMKMGRYWSKEERKQHLIRAREQRKRREFMMQSRLECLREQQNGDSKAELNIIALSHRKTMKKRNKKILDNWITIQEMLAHGTRSADGTRVYNPLLSVTTV, from the exons ATGGGATGTAATATGTGCGTGGTCCAGAAACCGGAGGAGCAGTACAAAGTGATGCTTCAG GTAAACGGGAAAGAGCTCTCCAAGCTCTCTCAGGAGCAAACCCTGGAGGCCCTGCGCTCCTCCAAGGAGCCCCTGGTGATCCAGGTGCTAAGACGCAGTCCCCGTCTCCGGGGGGACAGCTCCTGCCATGACCTGCAGCTGGTGGACAGTGGCACGCAGACCGACATCACCTTCGAGCATATCATGGCGCTGGGCAAGCTGCACCCGCCCACCCCACCTGTGGTCATCCTGGAGCC CCCCCCCATCAGCCATGAGTATTATGACCCGGCGGAGTTCATGGAGGGCGGCCCACAGGAGGCAGACCGTATGGACGAGCTGGAGTATGAG GAGGTGGAGCTATATAAAACCAGCCACCGGGACAAGCTGGGCCTGATGGTTTGCTACCGCACTGATGATGAGGAAGACCTGGGCATCTATGTTGGAGAG GTGAATCCCAATAGCATTGCAGCCAAAGATGGCCGGATCCGCGAGGGAGACCGAATCATCCAG ATAAATGGTGTGGACGTCCAGAACCGGGAAGAAGCAGTGGCCATCCTGAGCCAGGAGGAGAACACCAACATCTCCCTGCTGGTGGCCCGGCCTGAGAGTCAG CTGGCCAAGCGGTGGAAGGACAGTGACCGGGATGACTTCCTGGATGACTTCGGCTCTGAGAATGAGGGGGATTTGCGTGGGCGGAAGCTGAAGTCCCCCCCTGCccagcag CTTGGAAACGAAGAGGAGAAAGGGGCTCCTGATGTGGGACCGGGCCTGAGCAACAGCCAAGAGTTGGACAGCGGGGTGGGCCGGACTGACGAGAGCACCCGCAATGAGGAGAGCTCGGAGCACGACCTGCTGGGGGACGAGCCCCTGAGCACCACCAACACGCCCGGGCCCCTGCGCAAGTTCAGCCTGCACGGGGACGCCCTGCAGAGCCGCGACTTCCACTTCAGCATGGACTCCCTGCTGGCcgatggggcagggctggggagcggCGGTGGCGACGTCCCGGGCCTCACCGACGAAGAGTACGAGCGCTACCGCGAGTTACTGGAAATCAAGTGCCACCTGGAGAACGGCAACCCGCTGGGCCTCCTCTTCCCCCGGGCCTCGGGCGGCCATGGTGCCCTGGACGTCAACCGCAACGAGAGCGTGGGCCACGAGATGGCCGTGCTGGAGGAGGAGCTGCGGCACCTGGAGTTCAAGTGCCGCAACATCCTGCGGGCGCAGAAGATGCAGCAGCTGCGGGAGCGCTGCATGAAGGCCTggctgctggaggaggagagccTCTACGACCTCGGGGCCAGCGAGCCCAAGAAGCACGAGCTGTCTGACATCTCTGAGCTGCCCGAGAAGTCGGACAAGGACAGCACTAGCGCCTACAACACGGGGGAGAGCTGCCGCAGCACCCCATTGCTCACGGAGCCCCTGCCGGAGAGCCCTCTGAGGCGGGCCACGGCTGGAAACTCCAACTTGAACCGGACCCCCTCCGGACCCCCCATCACCACCCACCCCAAGGCCGCGCCCCCGCAGGGGAGTCCCACCAAGTTCCGCTCCCTCTCCCGGGATCCTGAGGTGGGCCGGAGGCAGCATGCAGAGGAGCGTGTCCGTCGCAGCCCCAAGGCTGGGGTGCCCCTGGAGCGGGCAGGCCCCGAAGGTAGCCCTTACCTCTCTCGGCGCCACCGTGCCCAGGGCCAAGAGGGCGAGCACTACCACAGCTGCATGCAACTGGCCCCGCCGCGtggcctggaggagctgggccaTGGCCCCTTGAGTTTGGCTGCTGGCCCCCGGGTGGGCGGGGCGGCGGCCACAGTCCCGGATGCGCCCCGCATGGAGTGGAAGGTCAAGGTGCGCAGCGATGGGACCCGCTACGTAGCCAAGCGACCGGTGCGCGACCGCCTCCTGAAAGCCCGGGCTCTGAAGATCCGGGAGGAGCGCAGCGGTATGACCACCGACGACGACGCGGTGAGCGAGATGAAGATGGGCCGCTACTGGAGCAAGGAGGAGCGGAAGCAGCACCTGATCCGGGCCCGGGAACAGCGGAAGCGGCGCGAGTTCATGATGCAGAGCCGGCTGGAGTGCCTGAGGGAGCAGCAGAATGGCGACAGCAAGGCTGAGCTCAACATCATTGCCTTGAGCCACCGCAAAACCATGAAGAAGCGGAACAAGAAGATCCTGGACAACTGGATCACCATCCAGGAGATGCTGGCCCATGGCACTCGCTCGGCCGACGGCACGCGGGTCTACAACCCACTCCTCTCCGTCACCACTGTCTGA
- the PDZD4 gene encoding PDZ domain-containing protein 4 isoform X5, with the protein MVCYRTDDEEDLGIYVGEVNPNSIAAKDGRIREGDRIIQINGVDVQNREEAVAILSQEENTNISLLVARPESQLAKRWKDSDRDDFLDDFGSENEGDLRGRKLKSPPAQQLGNEEEKGAPDVGPGLSNSQELDSGVGRTDESTRNEESSEHDLLGDEPLSTTNTPGPLRKFSLHGDALQSRDFHFSMDSLLADGAGLGSGGGDVPGLTDEEYERYRELLEIKCHLENGNPLGLLFPRASGGHGALDVNRNESVGHEMAVLEEELRHLEFKCRNILRAQKMQQLRERCMKAWLLEEESLYDLGASEPKKHELSDISELPEKSDKDSTSAYNTGESCRSTPLLTEPLPESPLRRATAGNSNLNRTPSGPPITTHPKAAPPQGSPTKFRSLSRDPEVGRRQHAEERVRRSPKAGVPLERAGPEGSPYLSRRHRAQGQEGEHYHSCMQLAPPRGLEELGHGPLSLAAGPRVGGAAATVPDAPRMEWKVKVRSDGTRYVAKRPVRDRLLKARALKIREERSGMTTDDDAVSEMKMGRYWSKEERKQHLIRAREQRKRREFMMQSRLECLREQQNGDSKAELNIIALSHRKTMKKRNKKILDNWITIQEMLAHGTRSADGTRVYNPLLSVTTV; encoded by the exons ATGGTTTGCTACCGCACTGATGATGAGGAAGACCTGGGCATCTATGTTGGAGAG GTGAATCCCAATAGCATTGCAGCCAAAGATGGCCGGATCCGCGAGGGAGACCGAATCATCCAG ATAAATGGTGTGGACGTCCAGAACCGGGAAGAAGCAGTGGCCATCCTGAGCCAGGAGGAGAACACCAACATCTCCCTGCTGGTGGCCCGGCCTGAGAGTCAG CTGGCCAAGCGGTGGAAGGACAGTGACCGGGATGACTTCCTGGATGACTTCGGCTCTGAGAATGAGGGGGATTTGCGTGGGCGGAAGCTGAAGTCCCCCCCTGCccagcag CTTGGAAACGAAGAGGAGAAAGGGGCTCCTGATGTGGGACCGGGCCTGAGCAACAGCCAAGAGTTGGACAGCGGGGTGGGCCGGACTGACGAGAGCACCCGCAATGAGGAGAGCTCGGAGCACGACCTGCTGGGGGACGAGCCCCTGAGCACCACCAACACGCCCGGGCCCCTGCGCAAGTTCAGCCTGCACGGGGACGCCCTGCAGAGCCGCGACTTCCACTTCAGCATGGACTCCCTGCTGGCcgatggggcagggctggggagcggCGGTGGCGACGTCCCGGGCCTCACCGACGAAGAGTACGAGCGCTACCGCGAGTTACTGGAAATCAAGTGCCACCTGGAGAACGGCAACCCGCTGGGCCTCCTCTTCCCCCGGGCCTCGGGCGGCCATGGTGCCCTGGACGTCAACCGCAACGAGAGCGTGGGCCACGAGATGGCCGTGCTGGAGGAGGAGCTGCGGCACCTGGAGTTCAAGTGCCGCAACATCCTGCGGGCGCAGAAGATGCAGCAGCTGCGGGAGCGCTGCATGAAGGCCTggctgctggaggaggagagccTCTACGACCTCGGGGCCAGCGAGCCCAAGAAGCACGAGCTGTCTGACATCTCTGAGCTGCCCGAGAAGTCGGACAAGGACAGCACTAGCGCCTACAACACGGGGGAGAGCTGCCGCAGCACCCCATTGCTCACGGAGCCCCTGCCGGAGAGCCCTCTGAGGCGGGCCACGGCTGGAAACTCCAACTTGAACCGGACCCCCTCCGGACCCCCCATCACCACCCACCCCAAGGCCGCGCCCCCGCAGGGGAGTCCCACCAAGTTCCGCTCCCTCTCCCGGGATCCTGAGGTGGGCCGGAGGCAGCATGCAGAGGAGCGTGTCCGTCGCAGCCCCAAGGCTGGGGTGCCCCTGGAGCGGGCAGGCCCCGAAGGTAGCCCTTACCTCTCTCGGCGCCACCGTGCCCAGGGCCAAGAGGGCGAGCACTACCACAGCTGCATGCAACTGGCCCCGCCGCGtggcctggaggagctgggccaTGGCCCCTTGAGTTTGGCTGCTGGCCCCCGGGTGGGCGGGGCGGCGGCCACAGTCCCGGATGCGCCCCGCATGGAGTGGAAGGTCAAGGTGCGCAGCGATGGGACCCGCTACGTAGCCAAGCGACCGGTGCGCGACCGCCTCCTGAAAGCCCGGGCTCTGAAGATCCGGGAGGAGCGCAGCGGTATGACCACCGACGACGACGCGGTGAGCGAGATGAAGATGGGCCGCTACTGGAGCAAGGAGGAGCGGAAGCAGCACCTGATCCGGGCCCGGGAACAGCGGAAGCGGCGCGAGTTCATGATGCAGAGCCGGCTGGAGTGCCTGAGGGAGCAGCAGAATGGCGACAGCAAGGCTGAGCTCAACATCATTGCCTTGAGCCACCGCAAAACCATGAAGAAGCGGAACAAGAAGATCCTGGACAACTGGATCACCATCCAGGAGATGCTGGCCCATGGCACTCGCTCGGCCGACGGCACGCGGGTCTACAACCCACTCCTCTCCGTCACCACTGTCTGA
- the PDZD4 gene encoding PDZ domain-containing protein 4 isoform X4, producing the protein MALGKLHPPTPPVVILEPYVLSELPPISHEYYDPAEFMEGGPQEADRMDELEYEEVELYKTSHRDKLGLMVCYRTDDEEDLGIYVGEVNPNSIAAKDGRIREGDRIIQINGVDVQNREEAVAILSQEENTNISLLVARPESQLAKRWKDSDRDDFLDDFGSENEGDLRGRKLKSPPAQQLGNEEEKGAPDVGPGLSNSQELDSGVGRTDESTRNEESSEHDLLGDEPLSTTNTPGPLRKFSLHGDALQSRDFHFSMDSLLADGAGLGSGGGDVPGLTDEEYERYRELLEIKCHLENGNPLGLLFPRASGGHGALDVNRNESVGHEMAVLEEELRHLEFKCRNILRAQKMQQLRERCMKAWLLEEESLYDLGASEPKKHELSDISELPEKSDKDSTSAYNTGESCRSTPLLTEPLPESPLRRATAGNSNLNRTPSGPPITTHPKAAPPQGSPTKFRSLSRDPEVGRRQHAEERVRRSPKAGVPLERAGPEGSPYLSRRHRAQGQEGEHYHSCMQLAPPRGLEELGHGPLSLAAGPRVGGAAATVPDAPRMEWKVKVRSDGTRYVAKRPVRDRLLKARALKIREERSGMTTDDDAVSEMKMGRYWSKEERKQHLIRAREQRKRREFMMQSRLECLREQQNGDSKAELNIIALSHRKTMKKRNKKILDNWITIQEMLAHGTRSADGTRVYNPLLSVTTV; encoded by the exons ATGGCGCTGGGCAAGCTGCACCCGCCCACCCCACCTGTGGTCATCCTGGAGCCGTACGTCCTGTCTGAGCT CCCCCCCATCAGCCATGAGTATTATGACCCGGCGGAGTTCATGGAGGGCGGCCCACAGGAGGCAGACCGTATGGACGAGCTGGAGTATGAG GAGGTGGAGCTATATAAAACCAGCCACCGGGACAAGCTGGGCCTGATGGTTTGCTACCGCACTGATGATGAGGAAGACCTGGGCATCTATGTTGGAGAG GTGAATCCCAATAGCATTGCAGCCAAAGATGGCCGGATCCGCGAGGGAGACCGAATCATCCAG ATAAATGGTGTGGACGTCCAGAACCGGGAAGAAGCAGTGGCCATCCTGAGCCAGGAGGAGAACACCAACATCTCCCTGCTGGTGGCCCGGCCTGAGAGTCAG CTGGCCAAGCGGTGGAAGGACAGTGACCGGGATGACTTCCTGGATGACTTCGGCTCTGAGAATGAGGGGGATTTGCGTGGGCGGAAGCTGAAGTCCCCCCCTGCccagcag CTTGGAAACGAAGAGGAGAAAGGGGCTCCTGATGTGGGACCGGGCCTGAGCAACAGCCAAGAGTTGGACAGCGGGGTGGGCCGGACTGACGAGAGCACCCGCAATGAGGAGAGCTCGGAGCACGACCTGCTGGGGGACGAGCCCCTGAGCACCACCAACACGCCCGGGCCCCTGCGCAAGTTCAGCCTGCACGGGGACGCCCTGCAGAGCCGCGACTTCCACTTCAGCATGGACTCCCTGCTGGCcgatggggcagggctggggagcggCGGTGGCGACGTCCCGGGCCTCACCGACGAAGAGTACGAGCGCTACCGCGAGTTACTGGAAATCAAGTGCCACCTGGAGAACGGCAACCCGCTGGGCCTCCTCTTCCCCCGGGCCTCGGGCGGCCATGGTGCCCTGGACGTCAACCGCAACGAGAGCGTGGGCCACGAGATGGCCGTGCTGGAGGAGGAGCTGCGGCACCTGGAGTTCAAGTGCCGCAACATCCTGCGGGCGCAGAAGATGCAGCAGCTGCGGGAGCGCTGCATGAAGGCCTggctgctggaggaggagagccTCTACGACCTCGGGGCCAGCGAGCCCAAGAAGCACGAGCTGTCTGACATCTCTGAGCTGCCCGAGAAGTCGGACAAGGACAGCACTAGCGCCTACAACACGGGGGAGAGCTGCCGCAGCACCCCATTGCTCACGGAGCCCCTGCCGGAGAGCCCTCTGAGGCGGGCCACGGCTGGAAACTCCAACTTGAACCGGACCCCCTCCGGACCCCCCATCACCACCCACCCCAAGGCCGCGCCCCCGCAGGGGAGTCCCACCAAGTTCCGCTCCCTCTCCCGGGATCCTGAGGTGGGCCGGAGGCAGCATGCAGAGGAGCGTGTCCGTCGCAGCCCCAAGGCTGGGGTGCCCCTGGAGCGGGCAGGCCCCGAAGGTAGCCCTTACCTCTCTCGGCGCCACCGTGCCCAGGGCCAAGAGGGCGAGCACTACCACAGCTGCATGCAACTGGCCCCGCCGCGtggcctggaggagctgggccaTGGCCCCTTGAGTTTGGCTGCTGGCCCCCGGGTGGGCGGGGCGGCGGCCACAGTCCCGGATGCGCCCCGCATGGAGTGGAAGGTCAAGGTGCGCAGCGATGGGACCCGCTACGTAGCCAAGCGACCGGTGCGCGACCGCCTCCTGAAAGCCCGGGCTCTGAAGATCCGGGAGGAGCGCAGCGGTATGACCACCGACGACGACGCGGTGAGCGAGATGAAGATGGGCCGCTACTGGAGCAAGGAGGAGCGGAAGCAGCACCTGATCCGGGCCCGGGAACAGCGGAAGCGGCGCGAGTTCATGATGCAGAGCCGGCTGGAGTGCCTGAGGGAGCAGCAGAATGGCGACAGCAAGGCTGAGCTCAACATCATTGCCTTGAGCCACCGCAAAACCATGAAGAAGCGGAACAAGAAGATCCTGGACAACTGGATCACCATCCAGGAGATGCTGGCCCATGGCACTCGCTCGGCCGACGGCACGCGGGTCTACAACCCACTCCTCTCCGTCACCACTGTCTGA
- the PDZD4 gene encoding PDZ domain-containing protein 4 isoform X1, with amino-acid sequence MGCNMCVVQKPEEQYKVMLQVNGKELSKLSQEQTLEALRSSKEPLVIQVLRRSPRLRGDSSCHDLQLVDSGTQTDITFEHIMALGKLHPPTPPVVILEPYVLSELPPISHEYYDPAEFMEGGPQEADRMDELEYEEVELYKTSHRDKLGLMVCYRTDDEEDLGIYVGEVNPNSIAAKDGRIREGDRIIQINGVDVQNREEAVAILSQEENTNISLLVARPESQLAKRWKDSDRDDFLDDFGSENEGDLRGRKLKSPPAQQLGNEEEKGAPDVGPGLSNSQELDSGVGRTDESTRNEESSEHDLLGDEPLSTTNTPGPLRKFSLHGDALQSRDFHFSMDSLLADGAGLGSGGGDVPGLTDEEYERYRELLEIKCHLENGNPLGLLFPRASGGHGALDVNRNESVGHEMAVLEEELRHLEFKCRNILRAQKMQQLRERCMKAWLLEEESLYDLGASEPKKHELSDISELPEKSDKDSTSAYNTGESCRSTPLLTEPLPESPLRRATAGNSNLNRTPSGPPITTHPKAAPPQGSPTKFRSLSRDPEVGRRQHAEERVRRSPKAGVPLERAGPEGSPYLSRRHRAQGQEGEHYHSCMQLAPPRGLEELGHGPLSLAAGPRVGGAAATVPDAPRMEWKVKVRSDGTRYVAKRPVRDRLLKARALKIREERSGMTTDDDAVSEMKMGRYWSKEERKQHLIRAREQRKRREFMMQSRLECLREQQNGDSKAELNIIALSHRKTMKKRNKKILDNWITIQEMLAHGTRSADGTRVYNPLLSVTTV; translated from the exons ATGGGATGTAATATGTGCGTGGTCCAGAAACCGGAGGAGCAGTACAAAGTGATGCTTCAG GTAAACGGGAAAGAGCTCTCCAAGCTCTCTCAGGAGCAAACCCTGGAGGCCCTGCGCTCCTCCAAGGAGCCCCTGGTGATCCAGGTGCTAAGACGCAGTCCCCGTCTCCGGGGGGACAGCTCCTGCCATGACCTGCAGCTGGTGGACAGTGGCACGCAGACCGACATCACCTTCGAGCATATCATGGCGCTGGGCAAGCTGCACCCGCCCACCCCACCTGTGGTCATCCTGGAGCCGTACGTCCTGTCTGAGCT CCCCCCCATCAGCCATGAGTATTATGACCCGGCGGAGTTCATGGAGGGCGGCCCACAGGAGGCAGACCGTATGGACGAGCTGGAGTATGAG GAGGTGGAGCTATATAAAACCAGCCACCGGGACAAGCTGGGCCTGATGGTTTGCTACCGCACTGATGATGAGGAAGACCTGGGCATCTATGTTGGAGAG GTGAATCCCAATAGCATTGCAGCCAAAGATGGCCGGATCCGCGAGGGAGACCGAATCATCCAG ATAAATGGTGTGGACGTCCAGAACCGGGAAGAAGCAGTGGCCATCCTGAGCCAGGAGGAGAACACCAACATCTCCCTGCTGGTGGCCCGGCCTGAGAGTCAG CTGGCCAAGCGGTGGAAGGACAGTGACCGGGATGACTTCCTGGATGACTTCGGCTCTGAGAATGAGGGGGATTTGCGTGGGCGGAAGCTGAAGTCCCCCCCTGCccagcag CTTGGAAACGAAGAGGAGAAAGGGGCTCCTGATGTGGGACCGGGCCTGAGCAACAGCCAAGAGTTGGACAGCGGGGTGGGCCGGACTGACGAGAGCACCCGCAATGAGGAGAGCTCGGAGCACGACCTGCTGGGGGACGAGCCCCTGAGCACCACCAACACGCCCGGGCCCCTGCGCAAGTTCAGCCTGCACGGGGACGCCCTGCAGAGCCGCGACTTCCACTTCAGCATGGACTCCCTGCTGGCcgatggggcagggctggggagcggCGGTGGCGACGTCCCGGGCCTCACCGACGAAGAGTACGAGCGCTACCGCGAGTTACTGGAAATCAAGTGCCACCTGGAGAACGGCAACCCGCTGGGCCTCCTCTTCCCCCGGGCCTCGGGCGGCCATGGTGCCCTGGACGTCAACCGCAACGAGAGCGTGGGCCACGAGATGGCCGTGCTGGAGGAGGAGCTGCGGCACCTGGAGTTCAAGTGCCGCAACATCCTGCGGGCGCAGAAGATGCAGCAGCTGCGGGAGCGCTGCATGAAGGCCTggctgctggaggaggagagccTCTACGACCTCGGGGCCAGCGAGCCCAAGAAGCACGAGCTGTCTGACATCTCTGAGCTGCCCGAGAAGTCGGACAAGGACAGCACTAGCGCCTACAACACGGGGGAGAGCTGCCGCAGCACCCCATTGCTCACGGAGCCCCTGCCGGAGAGCCCTCTGAGGCGGGCCACGGCTGGAAACTCCAACTTGAACCGGACCCCCTCCGGACCCCCCATCACCACCCACCCCAAGGCCGCGCCCCCGCAGGGGAGTCCCACCAAGTTCCGCTCCCTCTCCCGGGATCCTGAGGTGGGCCGGAGGCAGCATGCAGAGGAGCGTGTCCGTCGCAGCCCCAAGGCTGGGGTGCCCCTGGAGCGGGCAGGCCCCGAAGGTAGCCCTTACCTCTCTCGGCGCCACCGTGCCCAGGGCCAAGAGGGCGAGCACTACCACAGCTGCATGCAACTGGCCCCGCCGCGtggcctggaggagctgggccaTGGCCCCTTGAGTTTGGCTGCTGGCCCCCGGGTGGGCGGGGCGGCGGCCACAGTCCCGGATGCGCCCCGCATGGAGTGGAAGGTCAAGGTGCGCAGCGATGGGACCCGCTACGTAGCCAAGCGACCGGTGCGCGACCGCCTCCTGAAAGCCCGGGCTCTGAAGATCCGGGAGGAGCGCAGCGGTATGACCACCGACGACGACGCGGTGAGCGAGATGAAGATGGGCCGCTACTGGAGCAAGGAGGAGCGGAAGCAGCACCTGATCCGGGCCCGGGAACAGCGGAAGCGGCGCGAGTTCATGATGCAGAGCCGGCTGGAGTGCCTGAGGGAGCAGCAGAATGGCGACAGCAAGGCTGAGCTCAACATCATTGCCTTGAGCCACCGCAAAACCATGAAGAAGCGGAACAAGAAGATCCTGGACAACTGGATCACCATCCAGGAGATGCTGGCCCATGGCACTCGCTCGGCCGACGGCACGCGGGTCTACAACCCACTCCTCTCCGTCACCACTGTCTGA